One window of the Deinococcus betulae genome contains the following:
- a CDS encoding N-acetyltransferase — protein sequence MTLALDSIAVPDLHPQAPLSTRKAKLSDIEAIHELIGYWAARGLMLVRSRALLAETIRDFHLVMAAPHEDKPGGLAGACGLHLLAPDLAEVRGLAIHPHMQGRGLGKQLVEACEAEARAIDLPALFAWTYQQGFFEKCGFVRIDKTNLHPKVWSECQRCAFFENCNEIAMFRTLT from the coding sequence TCGATTCCATCGCGGTCCCCGATCTACACCCCCAGGCGCCGCTGTCGACGCGCAAGGCCAAGCTCTCGGACATTGAGGCCATTCACGAACTCATCGGGTACTGGGCCGCGCGGGGGCTGATGCTGGTGCGCTCGCGCGCCCTGCTGGCCGAGACGATTCGGGACTTCCATCTGGTGATGGCGGCGCCGCATGAGGACAAGCCGGGGGGGCTGGCCGGGGCCTGCGGGTTGCATCTTCTGGCCCCAGACCTGGCCGAGGTGCGCGGCCTGGCCATTCACCCTCACATGCAGGGCCGGGGGCTGGGTAAGCAGCTGGTGGAAGCCTGTGAGGCTGAGGCCCGCGCCATTGACCTGCCCGCGCTGTTCGCCTGGACCTACCAGCAGGGCTTTTTCGAGAAATGCGGCTTCGTCCGAATTGACAAGACCAACCTTCACCCCAAGGTCTGGAGCGAATGCCAGCGCTGCGCGTTCTTCGAGAACTGCAACGAAATCGCCATGTTCAGGACCCTGACATGA